From the Peptococcaceae bacterium 1198_IL3148 genome, the window TTCGTGCATAATTCATAATTCAAAATTCATAATTGCCCTTTTACAGTGCTTCTGCTTTAAGGGCTTCTGCTTTGTCGGTGCGTTCCCAGGGCAGTTTTAAATCTGGGCGGCCGAAGTGACCGTAGGCAGCCACTTGGCGGTAAATGGGTTGCCGTAGGTTTAGGTCCCGGATGATGGCGGCTGGTCTCAGATCGAAATGCTTGTTGATCAATTCCACCAGTTTGTCCTCGGACACTTTGCCGGTGCCAAAGGTATCCACCATAATAGATACCGGACGGGCCACCCCAATGGCGTAGGCCAGTTGAATTTCACAACGTTCTGCCAGGCCGGCGGCCACAATGTTTTTAGCCACATACCGGGCGGCATAGGCTGCCGAGCGGTCCACCTTGGTGGGATCTTTGCCGGAGAAGGCACCACCACCATGTCTGGCGTAACCACCGTAGGTGTCCACAATAATTTTACGGCCGGTTAAGCCGGTATCTCCGTGGGGACCACCCACAACGAACTTGCCGGTGGGATTAATCAGGTATCTAATTTTATCATCCACCAGTTCTTTAGGTAGTACCGGTAAAATTACTTTATTGATAATATCTGTGCTGATGGTTTGGTGGTCAACTTCTGGGTGATGTTGGGTGGAAACCACCACGGTATCAATGCGCACCGGCTTGCCGTCCTCATATTCAACGGTCACCTGGGTTTTGCCATCGGGGCGCAGGTAGTCCAACTCTTCACTCTTGCGAACTTCCGCCAATTTTTGTGCCATTTTGTGCGCTAAGGAAATGGGCATTGGCATCAGTTCTGGGGTTTCGTTGGTGGCATAGCCAAACATCATGCCTTGATCCCCGGCACCGGTTAAGTCCAGTTCCCGATCCCCATCGGATTGACTCCGCACCTCTAGGGCTTGGTCAACCCCTTGGGCAATATCAGGGGATTGCTCGTCAATGGCAGTTAACACCGCACAGGTATCGCCGTCAAAGCCAAATTTAGCCCGGGTATAGCCAATCTCTAAAACAGTTTTTCTTACAATCTTAGGGATGTCCACATAACAGTCAGTGGTAATCTCTCCACCCACCATCACTAAACCGGTGGTAACAAAGGTCTCGCATGCCACTCTGGCCTGGGGATCTTTGGAGAGAATATCGTCCAAAATAGCATCGGAAATTTGGTCGGCCACTTTATCTGGGTGACCCTCAGTAACTGATTCCGAAGTAAAAAGCATTCTTGCCAATGTATAAGCCTCCTTAATTAAATTGCCTTGTGCTGGTCCCATAAAAAACAAAAACCTCTCCCAAGGAGAGGTGGTTAGCTTCTCCTCATCTCTCGCCAACCATAACGGTTGCGCTGGAATTGGCACCTTAAACACAGGTTGCCGGGTTTCATTGGGCCAGTCCCTCCACCTCTCTTGATGAGATAAAATTTTCAATTTTTATTTTTTCCTGATTCGAATTATATATTAGCAAAGGTTGTTAACGTTGTCAAAATATATTTTATTTTGTAACCTGTTTTATTTTACAACCTAATCGATATCCACCAAAACGGTGTGCACCCCAAATTTAACAATGCGATCCCACGGGATGACAATGTCTTTACCGGCCCTTAACAGGCCCATTTTGCGGGACTGGGCCACAACCAAGGCGGTAATTCTGCCAGTGTTTAAATCGAAGTGCATGTCGGTGACCGCCCCCAGTTTTGAGCCATCCTTTATGTTAACGATATCCCGTTTCGTCAAATCGGTGACCTTATACATGATGTAACCCCCCTTACCCCAAAATATGCTGCTGTGTTGCAAAGGGTTACATTGGGGCAATTATGAATTAGGAATTTTGAATTACATGCATTATCGCATGCAACGCTTTTTGTAGGGGTTCGATTCATCGATCCCGCAAAACGCAACAGTTACCCATAGTAATAAAGTTGCACTCTAAAGGCAAATGTTGCTTTGGTGGGCTCAATGAATTGAGCCCCTACATTCTGCGTTAAACATTAGTTTGCTGTTTAATTCATGTTTACGCTCGTTTTAGTTTCACTAAAAACTTTTTGCCGTAGGTAAATATTAACTTGGTTTCGTCAATGCGCAGCCCGATGGCGGCTAAAATGTAGGCCAAAATACCGGCGGATATGGCCAGCGCCACTTGGATGGCTAAACCAATGGTGCCATAGCCGGCAAAGATGGCCGCGGCAAATCCGTTGACGTAGTGGGCCACCACCGCCATTAGGCCAGAGGCGGCCAACACTTGGATACCAAAGCGCACCATTTGCCGATCCCAAAGCTTTTTCACCCGGCGGGACAAAAACCACGACAACATCAGCGTGTTGGTTAAAGCGGCAATGGAGTTGGCCAGCGCTAAACCACCGTGTTGTAGTTTGCCAATTAATAGCAGGCTAAAGATTAAGTTAATCACCACGGTGATCAAAGTCAGTTTCACCGGAGTGCGGGTATCCTGCAAAGCGTAAAAGCCCCTGGTTAAAATTACATTGGCCGACTGACCCACCAAACCAATGCTAAATAACAGCAGCGCATAGGCAGTCATTGCGGTGGCGTGGGCATCAAATTCCCCCCGCTCAAATAGCAGTTGCACAATGGGGTAGCGCAACACCATTAAACCCACCCCGGCCGGAATGGACAACATCACCACCGCCCTAAAGGCCCGTTGCAACGTGGTGGCCATATCCCCAGCCTTGGGATCCACCGCCTGTTTGGTCAAAGTGGGGTAAAAGGCGGTGCCAATGGCCATCACAAACAAGCCCAGTGGCAATAAAATTAACTTATTGGCATAGTTTAATGCCGATATACTGCCTTCGGCCAAACCCGAAGCCAACATGCGGTCAATGACAATATAAATTTGGTTGATGGACACCCCTAAGGTCACCGGTAACATTAGCGACATTACCTTTTGTACTCCCGGGTCCCGCCAATCAAAACTAAACCGATATTTAAAGCCGGACCGCCAAAGTGATGGCAGTTGAAACAGCGCGGCAAAGAGCACACCCAACACCGTACCAATGGCCACCCCTTGAATACCCATCACGTTACCCAACGTCAAAGTGGACACAATGACAGTGGTATTGGCAATGACAGTGCTGAGGGCCGGAACGGCAAAAATGTTGTTGGCATTTAGCAACCCGTTAAACAGTGTGGACACACCGTTAAACACCAGCAACGGCAACATAATCCGGGTCAATTCTTCGGTTAAAGCAGCCACTTCCGGGGCCAAACCCGGGCCAATTATTTTAACCAACCAGGGCGTCCCCAACAGGCCCATGGCCACCAACACAGCGAAAGCCAAGGCGGTCAAATTGGTAACGGTGGAAAATAGCTTCCAGGCCTCATCCCGTCTGCCCTGGGATTCATATTCGCTGAAAACCGGCACCACCACGGTGGATAGCGCCAGCGCCAAAATATTCATCAACACGTAGGGAATGGTGTAAGCAACTAAATAAGCATCAGTGGCACCGGTGGCGCCAAATTGATAGGCGATCACCATATCCCGAAAAAAACCCAAGATTTTCGAGGTTAGGTTAATCACCAAAATAACAATAGCGGCTCTGGCAATAATTTTTCCTGTAGACAATTGAACAACACCTTCTGTTTCTCTTATGATTATAGTCTTGACTAAC encodes:
- the metK gene encoding methionine adenosyltransferase translates to MARMLFTSESVTEGHPDKVADQISDAILDDILSKDPQARVACETFVTTGLVMVGGEITTDCYVDIPKIVRKTVLEIGYTRAKFGFDGDTCAVLTAIDEQSPDIAQGVDQALEVRSQSDGDRELDLTGAGDQGMMFGYATNETPELMPMPISLAHKMAQKLAEVRKSEELDYLRPDGKTQVTVEYEDGKPVRIDTVVVSTQHHPEVDHQTISTDIINKVILPVLPKELVDDKIRYLINPTGKFVVGGPHGDTGLTGRKIIVDTYGGYARHGGGAFSGKDPTKVDRSAAYAARYVAKNIVAAGLAERCEIQLAYAIGVARPVSIMVDTFGTGKVSEDKLVELINKHFDLRPAAIIRDLNLRQPIYRQVAAYGHFGRPDLKLPWERTDKAEALKAEAL
- a CDS encoding YlmC/YmxH family sporulation protein — encoded protein: MYKVTDLTKRDIVNIKDGSKLGAVTDMHFDLNTGRITALVVAQSRKMGLLRAGKDIVIPWDRIVKFGVHTVLVDID
- the murJ gene encoding murein biosynthesis integral membrane protein MurJ, which translates into the protein MSTGKIIARAAIVILVINLTSKILGFFRDMVIAYQFGATGATDAYLVAYTIPYVLMNILALALSTVVVPVFSEYESQGRRDEAWKLFSTVTNLTALAFAVLVAMGLLGTPWLVKIIGPGLAPEVAALTEELTRIMLPLLVFNGVSTLFNGLLNANNIFAVPALSTVIANTTVIVSTLTLGNVMGIQGVAIGTVLGVLFAALFQLPSLWRSGFKYRFSFDWRDPGVQKVMSLMLPVTLGVSINQIYIVIDRMLASGLAEGSISALNYANKLILLPLGLFVMAIGTAFYPTLTKQAVDPKAGDMATTLQRAFRAVVMLSIPAGVGLMVLRYPIVQLLFERGEFDAHATAMTAYALLLFSIGLVGQSANVILTRGFYALQDTRTPVKLTLITVVINLIFSLLLIGKLQHGGLALANSIAALTNTLMLSWFLSRRVKKLWDRQMVRFGIQVLAASGLMAVVAHYVNGFAAAIFAGYGTIGLAIQVALAISAGILAYILAAIGLRIDETKLIFTYGKKFLVKLKRA